In the Puntigrus tetrazona isolate hp1 chromosome 19, ASM1883169v1, whole genome shotgun sequence genome, GCCGAtttaaaacgctttatttttttgtataatttattattattttatgttttcaatattgaaaaAAGCGACAACGTAAGcgcattaattaaataatgacgcaaaaatgattaaatatttctcaaaacgttaatttactttttaattttccataTAGCCGACTGAAAAGCGCCTCTAAAGCGGAGTCGAAGTTATATGGTATCTTTTATGGTTTTTACTTATTATGGTTCGAAAATCCAGTTTAAAATGTGAGAACTCATACGATCCATCAGATATTGCGCAATCTATCGCGCATCTTCGCGGGGTGGTGGCTTCAGAAACAGACCCGTGTCTCCTGAAGATAAGAAACTTTAACGCATAACCGCTATTCCGTCTTTCTAATAAAAATGGTATTTGTCCACCAGGAACACGACGCGCGCCAAAGATGAGCATCTTCAACAGACGGGCGTCTCACTACATCACCCTGCTTCTGAGCTTCACCACCGTCTTTCTTTTGTTCACCCAAAACCCGATCGAAAACACCGCAGACTCCTTCGACGACTCGATCTTTGAAGCCTCGTGCTCCTGTAAATCCTGCGTCATGGGCTTCATGGACGACGACTGGTTCATTTATCGATACGATCCCAGCATTGCACCTCTGCTGAACAGAAAAAACAGCGTGTTGCGTCGAGACACCTACAAATGGTGGAGGGTACGTCTTTAAAGCCGAATATTCTCTTTATCAAAGACTTCAAAGTCGAGCGGAGGTctgttatataaaatgatatatttatatttatatagttatgtAAAATCTGTATAGGACCCCACCCATGAACTGTGAAGTCACGTGTTTGCAGTTTGCATTGgggtataataataaaacaaatccaaaaggtttttatcataatttttttgtgacaaGGAACGCTCTCTGTGATATTCATATAGGTCTTTTATAATGACAGTATCATTTCGACATTACTTAAAGAGTGCAACGAAAATCCCAGGCCAGAAATTGTTTAGCTTGCAAGTTCTGTGTCAAGATAATAATTCGCACATACGCAGTTTCATAAAAGCACGTAACATCCTGAAGTAGCTTCTTAAAACTAGTCGTGTCAGGTGAGGAATGTCCTGGAGTCATgtagaaatgtgaaaatgaaaccACAGATCATTTGTTTGATCTTGATGGTCTACGCACGattaagtttttaaaagatACGATCTTGAGCTTTCAAATATTTGCCCAGGCTCTTCAACCATCAACGCTCAGAGTCAACTACACGGAGGTGGTGGATCAgatgttttctctctttcctgaTGAAGAGCACTACTCGGACGCCGGTCCCGATCGCTGCAGAACCTGCGCTGTGGTGGGAAACTCTGCGAACCTTCTGGGGTCCCATTATGGCTCTATGATAGATTTCCACGATGTCGTGATTAGGTACTAGAAGGAGAAAACGAGAACGGTAGTTCTTTAGATAGCCTATCAACACCTGCATTGTTCCCTCAGGATAAATAAAGGCCCGACAAAAGGTTACGAGAAGGACGTGGGTTCAAAGACGACTCACAGGATTCTGTATCCTGAGAGTGCCATGGACTTGGACAACTCCACCCATCTGGTGCTTTTTCCCTTTAAGATTCGCGACATGCAGTGGCTCATAAGCACCTTCACCACTAGGCACATCAAACGGTGAGGGTGCttttgaaaaaacaataaaaaaaacgcaTACTTATATATCTGCATAACTAGTGAGCCGTCTTTTTGTTCCTCAGTACCTACATGCGAGTCAAACCTTCAATCCAAGCAGATGAGAATAAGGTGAGCATCCACGTCATGAAATGAATGTCAATAAAAATCCAAGAGATTTGTTTATTAAGCCTTAATATGAGCAGTGGTGCGTGTCTAATAATGTTCTTGTTTAGGTGATGGTGCTCCACCCTGCTTTCATTAAATACGTCTATGAGAAATGGCTTCTGAAACATGGCAGATATCCATCTACTGGCttcattactataatatttgcCCTGCATATCTGTGATCAGGTAAAACTGTTTAGATTATCATATTACACAAACAGAAGTTAAGCGTGTGAAAGGCGCATGATATGAAGCAAAACACACATAAGGCACACAAATATTTGCCTTTCAATTTTGCATGTGCACAAACAATTCACATATTCGCCTGGATGGCATTCATTCGGGGGTTTTCTGTACACTGCATGTCATTTACTTCGCATCCATGCATTGCCGCACGCTTTGGTGGACGTTTCGTCATCGTTTAAACACCCACAAGTTGCTTTAACCCTATAATAATATCTTTcttcttttgaacacaaaagaaggtatttGGAAGAACGTGGGTAACCCACGTTGCATCTGGTTCCCACTGACTCACATGGTATTTTTGCCCCTAACTAACCGATAACCGATGTGCTTTAAGGGTGACTCCACCCCGAAAgatgaaaaatatgtaattaatgtcattccaaacatgtaaaaatgtaagatattttttgCTGAAACCCAGGAGGGTTGTGACTGTCTCATTGATTCCACCAGATGATCTACTAAATAGTTAAACACGTtgcattttccatgcaaaaCGTATTTTTGTAGCTTCACAATATTAAAGGCACCTAAaggcagatggagcattcagaaGACATCTTTCAtgcttttctgcaccttgacggggtaattgtttggcagtcaacgGAACATTCACAGGCCTCCcgattttcagcaaaaatatgttttgtttcggaaaacaaacaaagcttttattggTTTAGAACGACACggaggtaagtgattaatggcaAAACCATTGAGTAACCATTTAGGTAAAAGTTGAAGTGTCCGCTTGTGTGTTTTGAGAGCGGAAATggttaaatgatttaaatatacacgataaaatgacaaaaccgCTCCGTCTCTTACGCAGGTGAACGTCTTTGGCTTTGGGGCTTCAAGCACCGGAACCTGGCATCATTACTTTGACAAAAGCCGCACTCACTATAAAGGGGGCCCTCACGGTGGAGACTTTGAAAACAAAACTATGCATCAGCTTCAGCAGAGAAACAAGATTTCAATATATAAAGGGTATAgataagaaaaaacacacaatgaacagAGATGTTCGGTTTAATGTGTTAACAATTTAACAAcccattcatttaaaagtacGTTTTGGGCAGCGATGAAGTCATTTTGTCTACATCTTTATTGGcaaaaaatacataactttCTTGTGGCCAAGAGTTTCAAGGGTTAACAAACAGCTTTGCTACAGTTATGCAGGTTTTAGACTAAATATAAAGGGATAAATGAGAGTTATATTCAATGAAGGATCTTAAAATTGATTATATAGCTACAAAATGAATGTAATGaaaggtaaaaatatttattttaactaggGCAGGTAAGCGATTAAAAGTTTTTatctaattaattacagattaaTTGCACGTCAAATATTGCTGAGAAATTACTTCTAaaagatcatttatttgttgttttaaagcgTCAAGCGAACATTACGGCAACTAGCTTCAgcaagaaatattttgtttgataaaatgtataacataTACACTTTTAGACTATGAATGTAAGTCAATGATGAcacaattgtcatttttggttggGTAAActatactttttataatttattttattattattattactatggaaatgtatgtatgtatgaaattgtttatttaataaaattatactcTAAATAATAAACGAAAACTGCCAGCAGGTGCTGGTAAAGTCATcgagtcatttattcatttatttgattcatccAAAtggatgattcattcaggagtgaAGTTCTGAACAGAACACATTCAGGGCTTTTCAGAGATAACAAATGTTTGGAAGTTTCTCTATaacatataaattatttagtGAAAAAATGTACAACTTTATGATAATATggttatattttgtaattgtcatttaaatctaaatcattttcaaattgttTGTCATAAAGCAACATCTCAGGAAGGGATTTCAATCCAGATATTTCGTCgcattctgtgttttttttgtagacgttccaaaaataaataataataattgtttttatccTACCGGTCActatcgtttttttttatcctacGGTCATCAACATGTTTAATCATTCCACGTCCACACTCAACAAAACTAACTGTGAATTCATATATTAATACGAGACACCTTAAAGATGATGTGTGCCAAAAACTCTTTGTCACATCTTTATGTTAACATGCATTATTAGCCTTTTGTTTTGGAGCTTTGATGCCGCCATCATTTTCTTGATGATGCCCCCATCCAGTAAAAGTTTATGGCtttataaatggaaaaactTGCGTGACCAGTGGGATTAAATGGGTAAAACAACAGAAATCTAGCAAATCGTGACTTTTTGAGTCTAGCCTTAATTCaataataaagtttataaaCACAAGGGTAAGATCGAGTTTAATCTGACTCCACTCGACTTTGATTCGGGTCAAGTATAGTTTATGTAATAAGAGGCTGTTTTGCAAACAATTCATTTTACGCAGACAATATTTGCATAGCGGCTATCAATAGTAATGTGTGGTTCATTTAGACGGCACAAGCcctctgttttatttcataaaggCGTAACATTTCGTTGGTATTGTGaatgtacacaaataaaaaagggCCTTTACAGTTCTGAGTGATGCATTACTTTGACCTTTTTATGAGCAAAAATTACAACGTAAGACGAAAAAATTGTGATATGCATGAACTgttttataactatatatttttgggGGGTACAGCCGAATTAAACTTCAaactatttacatatataaaaatcacgTTTCCACGCATACTACGACTTTCTGCAGTGCTGCGCTTAAGTCCGATGATATTCAGCTTCTAAAAATGTtacgcattaaaaaaaaataaatcatcgGTGCACCGGTGCCGAAGGCTCAGCATGCATAGGCCTGCTCATTCATGTAAAACCAGTCTGTGGAGCTTGTGGGGTGACGGTCACATTCCACAGGTGAATTCACGGTATCTTGAATTCAGAAGTAACACCTGTATTTTGAACAAATGCAagaatgttcatttaaatgctgaTGATTGCTCTTTTATGCCCAGAACTtcatactttatactttatatacatattatttttttcctgcagGAGAATAGAGGAGCAAAGATGCAGCTGTTGTTGCGTTATCAGGGTTCCTATATGACAGGGGTCATATGTGTGATTATATTCTGCATGCTCCTGGTGTTCCGAACTCCTGTGGACGAGGTCTCAGAAGGCACGTGTGCATGCAATGGCTGCATCAGGCAGCAGACCCGCAGTTTTTGGTTCAATGAACTCTATGATCTCTCTATTCAACCACTGCTTAACCGTGAAAATTATGTCCTTAGTGAAGATATCTGCAAGTACTGGAAGGTATTGATCTGTAAAATGGCACCGATTCCAAAAACCAGTGAGATGCTGTGTAGGCagtatgtgtgtttaattaattttttttttaaatcagcgtTGAGTTTCCTGTGCAGTTGGATTTTGGAACAGAATTTAAATGCAAGAATCAtcatattatttctttattgtgAGCCTCAAAATAGCAAAACCTCTTCTCTTTTCCATGACATTCCAGGATCTTCAGAAAAATAAGAACGATGACAACTACACAGCAGTGGTGGAGaagttgttttttctgtttccagATAAAATGCAATACTCGGATGCTGGTCCAAAGCGCTGCAGGACTTGTGCTGTGATCGGAAACTCAGGGAACCTTAAAGGATCTTGTTATGGACACCTCATAGATCTTCATGACTTTGTCATTAGGTAACGAAGGAGATCTTTAATTCCGAGATATATTTAGTCAGAGGCTTACAGATGTTGCAGTCTGCCATTATTGCAAGTTTCTCTTGGTCAGCATGTAGCCTTTGCGTATTCTCATATTTCATATGTTTCTTGACCCAGTCGTGCTTTTTTAAGCTAGGATAAATATGGGCCCAACAAAAGGTTATGAGAACGATGTGGGGTCTAAGACCACTCACCGGTTTATCTATCCTGAGAGTGCTACAGATGTGGACAACTCCACCTACCTGGTGCTTTCCCCTTTCAAGATTCTGGATATGGAGTGGCTCATCAGTGCCTTTACCACTAAAAATATCACACGGTGAGCAACATttcttcacttaaaaaaaattagtgGGGTTTTTTGGCATTGATAGTtccattaaagggttagttcaaatgaaaattctgtcattatttgcttacccttatgtcgttccaaacccgtaagaccttcgttcacctttggaacacaaattaaaatatttttggatgCAATCAGAGATTCATCGGACCCTCATTTAAACTTAAATGAgcccaggtccagaaacaacataaaaaacatcagtggctcaatttcagttttgcaatgctaggaaaatcctttttatttttatttttttgcgcaaagaaaaaaaatataatttactcaaacaccctgctgaaaaaaactaaaacaaaagaacCCTGCccaaaacagaatagaaaattctacagtttttttttcttttttttagcatggCCATTCTTCTCTTCTGGTTTGCgtcttctgccattttagaGTATCACAACACATGCGTAAAATGCTACTTTAAAAGGAGTGgggttgtttgtttttcaaaagttcctggcacccttataaggaaatagactttcctgtcattttttatttgtttcatttcgttTAGGTTCACAGTAGATCACCGCTTAGAAGAATGCTTGTGTTTTAAGGCATTTCAGGGGccctttaatatttttcacactAACATCTGTTTTAAGATGAACCAAAAAATCTCCTATTTTTAGTTTGTAGTTGACTTTGTGTCATGACATGTGTTAATACCCCAAAGATGAAGCGTAACCATGCGGATCCTGGAACATCCTATCTGTCAGCCGGTCATATTTAGTGTTTGTGTTGGGACTcaaattgaaatgtaataaatcctGTTTCTCAGTTTCTTTTTAGCAGTAGTTAAAATAGTGTGTATAAACCACGCACCACTAGCAGCAACAAAGTGCACTGATTTGTTAAAACGAACGAGCTGGACTGAGCAAAGCGACATCGGCTCAACCAATGAAGTGCGTTTAGGGAGCTAGGGGTTAACTGTTAACTGGATAAAGGAGGTCTATAATTCATCTCTAAGGCATTGTCTTGGCTGCTAGAAACACTGGCATGTTAATGGAAGGTTTTCCTTAGAAATTATAGACCTCTTTGATCTGGTAAAATGCCAGGTTTTGGACTTCTATTGCTTATTACCGGGTTAAAATCAtgcttatttgaatttattttggcTCTTTTCTTGTCTTTAACAGCACTTACAAAAACGTAAGGCCGAGTGTTAATGCTAACAGACATAAGGTGAGTGGAATGTTAAGGGTTTAGCACATAAAGGGTTCAGATTACCAGTGTCATTCGTGTGACAAATCTGTTGCACATGCAAAAACCTGACAACACCATGACCTTGTCAGTTATACCATACATAAACTGACCTGCATCATTTTTGTCACGTAGATAAAGGAAGTCTTGCACAACACGCACCGAGGCTTGTTGAAGAATTTTTGGAATTCGTGAAGTTGAGCTTCTCAAGTATTTCACACTTCTTTAGAATTGCTTTAGACCAAATCGACTTTGTGCTTTATAAGAACTATTCGTTTTCAGGACATTACACAAAATAGATGCCAGTGTCTTACATAGCTGGGGTAGGCAACGTTGGTCCTGGGGTGCCGATGTCTTTCAGAGTTTCACTTAAcgctaatcaaacacacctgaacaagctaGTCAAGGTCTTCAGGCAGGTGAGGGGTTTtctcagggttggagctaaactttgcGGGACATCGGCACTCCAGGACCGACTTTGCCTACCCCTGCTATATAAGTACAGTTTTGGGTTTGTAAAGTCAGTTTGTTTTCACCTTAAAACAGCTAACCCTTTTactaaatagatatttaattgtGCCTAAAAAAGTGAGGTTGATGTTTTATCACACTcgggacaaacaaaaacctctATCTTATGAAGTCCAGTGGGTTTTCATAAAAGCGAAATAGTTACAGTTGGTTAGGATTGATTCATACACAAATCAATCTTATTCAGTGAAAAAAGAATTCACATCCAGTCTTTGTTTCAAATGGAGCATAAAAAGTTTACCTCAACCTGAAAAACAGGTAAAGATTTTGTGTACTAAAAATCTTGATAGGTTTTCCTCAGAGCAGTGAATCAGAACACTCATCTGTCAAGTGTTCACGTC is a window encoding:
- the LOC122324011 gene encoding CMP-N-acetylneuraminate-beta-galactosamide-alpha-2,3-sialyltransferase 2-like, which produces MSIFNRRASHYITLLLSFTTVFLLFTQNPIENTADSFDDSIFEASCSCKSCVMGFMDDDWFIYRYDPSIAPLLNRKNSVLRRDTYKWWRALQPSTLRVNYTEVVDQMFSLFPDEEHYSDAGPDRCRTCAVVGNSANLLGSHYGSMIDFHDVVIRINKGPTKGYEKDVGSKTTHRILYPESAMDLDNSTHLVLFPFKIRDMQWLISTFTTRHIKRTYMRVKPSIQADENKVMVLHPAFIKYVYEKWLLKHGRYPSTGFITIIFALHICDQVNVFGFGASSTGTWHHYFDKSRTHYKGGPHGGDFENKTMHQLQQRNKISIYKGYR
- the st3gal1l2 gene encoding CMP-N-acetylneuraminate-beta-galactosamide-alpha-2,3-sialyltransferase 1, translating into MHRPAHSCKTSLWSLWGDGHIPQVNSRYLEFRSNTCILNKCKNVHLNADDCSFMPRTSYFILYIHIIFFLQENRGAKMQLLLRYQGSYMTGVICVIIFCMLLVFRTPVDEVSEGTCACNGCIRQQTRSFWFNELYDLSIQPLLNRENYVLSEDICKYWKDLQKNKNDDNYTAVVEKLFFLFPDKMQYSDAGPKRCRTCAVIGNSGNLKGSCYGHLIDLHDFVIRINMGPTKGYENDVGSKTTHRFIYPESATDVDNSTYLVLSPFKILDMEWLISAFTTKNITRTYKNVRPSVNANRHKVMILHPAFIKYVHEIWLLKHGKYPSTGFLAIIFALHVAIRYILFPSIRF